From Triticum aestivum cultivar Chinese Spring chromosome 4A, IWGSC CS RefSeq v2.1, whole genome shotgun sequence, a single genomic window includes:
- the LOC123085627 gene encoding probable LL-diaminopimelate aminotransferase, chloroplastic — MATTASPSTTTTPRSFLSSPSFSLRASKSNHLRTTRRLPVNVRCASSSPAADTSYTTKVSRNANIAKLQAGYLFPEIARRRAAHLLKHPDAKIISLGIGDTTEPIPEVITNAMAERAHALSTVDGYSGYGAEQGEKKLRAAIAATYYADLGIDETDIFVSDGAKCDISRLQVLFGSKVKIAVQDPSYPAYVDSSVIMGQTDLYQQDVQKYGNIEYMRCSPENGFFPDLSKVPRTDIIFFCSPNNPTGAAASRDQLTQLVKFAKDNGSIIVYDSAYAMYISDDSPKSIFEIPGAKEVALETASFSKYAGFTGVRLGWTVVPKELLFSDGHPVAKDFNRIVCTSFNGASTISQAGGLGCLSPEGLKAMQDVVGFYKENTKIIVDTFESLGFNVYGAKNAPYVWVHFPGRNSWDVFAEILEKANVVTTPGSGFGPGGEGFVRVSAFGHRENIIEAARRLKQLYK; from the exons ATGGCAACTACCGCCTCACCCTCCACCACGACCACTCCCCGGTCCTTCCTCTCGTCGCCTTCCTTCTCACTCAG GGCATCGAAGTCGAACCACCTCCGGACGACGAGAAGGCTGCCCGTTAATGTACGCTGCGCCAGTAGCTCTCCGGCCGCCGATACAT CTTACACGACGAAGGTTTCGCGGAATGCCAACATAGCCAAGCTCCAAGCAGGCTATTTGTTTCCCGAG ATTGCCAGAAGAAGGGCAGCTCATCTGCTGAAGCATCCTGACGCCAAAATTATAAGTCTGGGAATAGGTGACACTACTGAGCCCATTCCGGAGGTCATAACAAATGCCATGGCAGAG AGAGCACATGCTTTATCCACAGTGGATGGCTACAGTGGTTATGGAGCTGAACAAGGTGAAAAG AAACTAAGGGCAGCAATTGCTGCAACCTACTATGCGGATCTTGGTATCGACGAAACCGATATATTTGTCTCTGATGGTGCAAAATGTGACATTTCTCGTCTACAG GTTCTTTTTGGATCTAAAGTGAAGATTGCAGTTCAAGACCCATCATATCCC GCATATGTTGATTCAAGTGTTATCATGGGGCAAACTGACTTATATCAGCAGGATGTTCAGAAGTATGGAAATATTGAATACATGAGATGCAGTCCTGAAAATGGATTTTTCCCTGATCTTTCCAAGGTCCCACGGACAGATATCATATTCTTTTGTTCACCCAACAATCCTACTGGTGCTGCTGCATCTAGGGACCAGCTAACACAGTTGGTCAAATTCGCAAAGGACAATGGGTCCATAATAGTCTATGATTCTGCTTATGCCATGTACATATCAGATGACAGCCCAAAATCCATCTTTGAAATTCCTGGGGCAAAGGAG GTTGCCCTCGAGACAGCGTCTTTCTCTAAATATGCTGGGTTCACTGGTGTCCGACTGGGTTGGACCGTGGTCCCTAAGGAGCTCCTTTTCTCTGATGGGCATCCAGTTGCTAAAGATTTCAACCGCATAGTCTGCACTTCCTTCAATGGCGCATCGACCATCTCTCAGGCCGGTGGTTTAGGCTGCCTCTCTCCAGAGGGTCTAAAG GCTATGCAAGACGTTGTCGGATTCTACAAGGAGAACACCAAAATCATTGTTGACACGTTTGAGTCGCTCGGATTCAACGTCTACGGTGCCAAGAATGCCCCCTATGTGTGGGTGCACTTCCCTGGCCGCAATTCCTGGGATGTCTTTGCAGAGATCCTTGAGAAGGCAAACGTGGTCACTACTCCTGGCAGTGGATTTGGGCCCGGTGGCGAGGGCTTTGTGAGGGTCAGCGCATTTGGCCACAGAGAGAACATTATTGAAGCTGCGAGAAGACTGAAGCAGCTATACAAATAA
- the LOC123085628 gene encoding probable xyloglucan 6-xylosyltransferase 1, with translation MWVAERVLGERRMREIQRFTRNAKLTVVCLMLTILVLRGTVGAGKFGTPQQDLTELRHRFISHPQRALSEHHDARSKASDAQAQAAQASAGKAAARDDEPEPQPRSLRDPPYTLGPKISDWDEQRAAWNRRHPETPPFLNDVKPRVMLVTGSSPKPCENPVGDHYLLKSIKNKIDYCRIHGLEIFYNMALLDAELAGFWAKLPLLRALLLAHPEVEFFWWMDSDAMFTDMAFELPWERYGPYNFILHGWDEMVYDDKNWIGLNTGSFLLRNCQWSLDYLDTWAPMGPKGPVRIEAGKVLTKYLKDRPVFEADDQSAMVYILATQREKWGNKVYLENGYYLHGYWGILVDRYEEMLENYQPGLGDHRWPLVTHFVGCKPCSKFGDYPVERCLKQMDRAFNFGDNQVLHMYGFEHKSLASRRIKRIRNETSDPLDMKDDYGLLHPAFKALKTST, from the coding sequence ATGTGGGTGGCGGAGCGGGTGCTGGGGGAGCGCCGGATGCGGGAGATCCAGCGCTTCACCCGGAACGCCAAGCTCACCGTCGTCTGCCTCATGCTCACCATCCTCGTGCTCCGCGGCACCGTCGGGGCGGGCAAGTTCGGCACGCCGCAGCAGGACCTCACCGAGCTGCGCCACCGCTTCATCTCCCACCCGCAGCGCGCGCTCTCCGAGCACCACGACGCCCGCTCCAAGGCCTCCGACGCCCAGGCCCAGGCCGCCCAGGCCTCCGCGGGGAAGGCCGCCGCCCGGGACGACGAGCCGGAGCCGCAGCCCAGGTCGCTCCGGGACCCGCCCTACACGCTCGGCCCCAAGATCTCCGACTGGGACGAGCAGCGGGCCGCATGGAACCGCCGCCACCCGGAGACCCCGCCCTTCCTCAACGACGTCAAGCCGCGGGTCATGCTCGTCACGGGGTCCTCGCCCAAGCCCTGCGAGAACCCCGTCGGCGACCACTACCTCCTCAAGTCCATCAAGAACAAGATCGACTACTGCCGCATCCACGGCCTCGAGATCTTCTACAACATGGCGCTGCTCGACGCCGAGCTCGCCGGCTTCTGGGCCAAGCTCCCGCTCCTCCGCGCGCTCCTCCTCGCTCACCCGGAGGTCGAGTTCTTCTGGTGGATGGACTCCGACGCCATGTTCACCGACATGGCCTTCGAGCTGCCGTGGGAGCGCTACGGCCCCTACAACTTCATCCTGCACGGCTGGGACGAGATGGTCTACGACGACAAGAACTGGATTGGTCTCAACACCGGCAGCTTCTTGCTGCGCAACTGCCAATGGTCGCTCGATTACCTCGACACCTGGGCGCCCATGGGGCCGAAGGGCCCTGTTCGTATTGAGGCTGGGAAGGTGCTCACCAAGTACCTCAAGGACCGACCGGTCTTTGAAGCCGACGATCAGTCCGCCATGGTGTATATCCTCGCTACCCAGCGTGAGAAATGGGGTAACAAGGTGTATCTCGAGAATGGCTACTACCTCCATGGCTATTGGGGCATCTTGGTGGACAGGTACGAGGAGATGCTTGAGAATTACCAGCCGGGGCTCGGCGATCATCGGTGGCCACTGGTCACTCACTTTGTCGGGTGCAAGCCATGCTCCAAGTTTGGGGATTACCCTGTTGAGCGGTGCCTCAAGCAGATGGACCGGGCCTTCAATTTCGGGGATAACCAGGTGTTGCACATGTATGGGTTTGAGCACAAGTCTCTTGCGAGCAGGAGGATCAAGAGGATCAGGAATGAGACCAGTGACCCTCTTGATATGAAGGATGATTACGGGTTGCTCCACCCAGCGTTCAAGGCCCTCAAGACTTCTACATGA